A DNA window from Molothrus ater isolate BHLD 08-10-18 breed brown headed cowbird chromosome 2, BPBGC_Mater_1.1, whole genome shotgun sequence contains the following coding sequences:
- the GSTK1 gene encoding glutathione S-transferase kappa 1 isoform X1, whose amino-acid sequence MGRTLVELFYDVISPYSWLAFEALCRYRHIWNIELRFRPAFLGGIMQQTGNKPPGMLPKRGEYLLKDMKRMAKYYQVPLRMSPDAFQHIMGTSSLTAMRFITAIDMTNPQYLEPLSREFWMRFWSQHEDISQPENILAIARQAGLSAELSQKALEMTSSPPVKDRLKDTTAEALKYGAFGMPAVVAHYDGKPHLFFGSDRLELLGSIIGEKWLGPVPNPKL is encoded by the exons ATGGGCCGGACGCTCGTGGAGCTGTTTTACGATGTGATCTCCCCGTACTCCTGGCTGGCGTTTGAG GCTCTCTGCCGGTACCGGCACATCTGGAATATTGAGCTGCGCTTCCGTCCAGCTTTCCTCGGTGGCATAATGCAACAAACTG GTAACAAGCCGCCAGGAATGTTACCAAAGCGAGGGGAATACTTGCTGAAGGATATGAAAAGGATGGCAAAGTACTACCAGGTGCCTTTACGCATGTCCCCAGATGCCTTCCAGCACATCATGGGCACAA GCAGCCTGACGGCCATGCGCTTTATCACAGCCATTGACATGACAAACCCACAGTACCTGGAACCCTTATCCAGGGAGTTCTGGATGCGCTTTTGGTCACAG CATGAAGACATCAGTCAGCCAGAGAACATATTGGCT ATTGCCCGACAGGCTGGGCTctcagcagagctctcccagaAGGCACTTGAAATGACTTCATCCCCTCCAGTGAAGGACCGACTGAAAGACACAACAGCTGAAGCACTGAAATATGGG GCATTTGGGATGCCTGCTGTTGTGGCACATTACGATGGGAAACCTCATCTGTTTTTTGGCTCTGATCGTTTAGAGCTGCTAGGCAGCATTATAG GTGAAAAGTGGCTGGGACCAGTTCCAAACCCTAAGCTGTGA
- the GSTK1 gene encoding glutathione S-transferase kappa 1 isoform X2 produces the protein MGRTLVELFYDVISPYSWLAFEALCRYRHIWNIELRFRPAFLGGIMQQTGSLTAMRFITAIDMTNPQYLEPLSREFWMRFWSQHEDISQPENILAIARQAGLSAELSQKALEMTSSPPVKDRLKDTTAEALKYGAFGMPAVVAHYDGKPHLFFGSDRLELLGSIIGEKWLGPVPNPKL, from the exons ATGGGCCGGACGCTCGTGGAGCTGTTTTACGATGTGATCTCCCCGTACTCCTGGCTGGCGTTTGAG GCTCTCTGCCGGTACCGGCACATCTGGAATATTGAGCTGCGCTTCCGTCCAGCTTTCCTCGGTGGCATAATGCAACAAACTG GCAGCCTGACGGCCATGCGCTTTATCACAGCCATTGACATGACAAACCCACAGTACCTGGAACCCTTATCCAGGGAGTTCTGGATGCGCTTTTGGTCACAG CATGAAGACATCAGTCAGCCAGAGAACATATTGGCT ATTGCCCGACAGGCTGGGCTctcagcagagctctcccagaAGGCACTTGAAATGACTTCATCCCCTCCAGTGAAGGACCGACTGAAAGACACAACAGCTGAAGCACTGAAATATGGG GCATTTGGGATGCCTGCTGTTGTGGCACATTACGATGGGAAACCTCATCTGTTTTTTGGCTCTGATCGTTTAGAGCTGCTAGGCAGCATTATAG GTGAAAAGTGGCTGGGACCAGTTCCAAACCCTAAGCTGTGA